The Opitutales bacterium ASA1 genome window below encodes:
- the nuoL_1 gene encoding NADH-quinone oxidoreductase subunit L, with translation MSLLENEALWVLALLVVPLAAAITIAFFFRRSGGFASFLSVGAAVLIAAIAGHVIFRSSGDITARVPWLELGDLRLSLGFLVNDLAKLMLVVVAFVGLLIHVFSLGYMKEDPSKARFFAAMSLFMFSMLGLTVAQDLVMLFIFWELVGVSSYLLIGFYLEKPSAVAASNKAFIVNRIGDFGFVIGIAWAYWHFGTVDLAEIAARLGAGEMLPLTGVALLLFCGAVGKSGQMPLHVWLPDAMEGPTPVSALIHAATMVAAGIYLLCRISVMMTVDALTVVLAVGVTTALFAGFCAVAQKDIKKILAYSTVSQLGYMVAAFALGSKYTLMEGGDLTRTAITAGVAAAMFHLTTHAFFKALLFLGAGSVIHGCHHEQNIFRMGGLAKRMPLTFACFTLGYLALIGTPFFSGFFSKDAILLLAYQTSAPVFWLLAFGALLTALYMTRLWLIAFFGRAKSDHAAVAHESPLVMTVPLIVLAVLAVVGGVTAWYPSAASGVLEFVPHAEGAAHTMVVSVSVAVFLLGGVSAFFFYKPGAAEDHLEKNFRPVFKFLGARLWFDEIYGFYVAKIQERFAQLLSFLEHLFISGLFVRGSAAAAGLIGIFARGAHSGNIHSYAYWFFAGLVALWLMAFGF, from the coding sequence ATGAGCCTCCTGGAAAACGAAGCCCTTTGGGTGCTCGCGCTCCTCGTCGTGCCGCTCGCGGCGGCGATTACGATCGCGTTCTTCTTCCGGCGCAGCGGCGGGTTCGCCTCTTTTCTTTCGGTCGGTGCCGCGGTGCTCATCGCAGCGATCGCGGGACACGTGATCTTCCGCTCCTCCGGCGACATCACCGCCCGCGTGCCTTGGCTCGAACTCGGCGATTTGCGCCTCTCGCTCGGATTCCTCGTCAACGACCTCGCGAAGCTGATGCTCGTGGTCGTGGCGTTCGTCGGCCTGCTCATCCACGTATTCAGTCTTGGATACATGAAGGAGGACCCGTCGAAGGCCCGGTTCTTCGCGGCGATGTCGCTCTTCATGTTTTCGATGCTCGGACTCACGGTCGCGCAGGACCTCGTGATGCTCTTCATCTTTTGGGAGCTCGTGGGCGTGAGCTCTTACCTGCTCATCGGTTTCTATCTGGAGAAGCCCAGCGCGGTCGCGGCGTCGAACAAGGCTTTCATCGTGAACCGCATCGGCGACTTCGGTTTCGTCATCGGCATCGCGTGGGCCTACTGGCACTTCGGCACGGTGGACCTGGCGGAGATCGCGGCGCGGCTCGGTGCGGGCGAGATGCTGCCGCTCACGGGCGTCGCGCTGTTGCTTTTCTGCGGCGCAGTGGGCAAGTCGGGTCAGATGCCGCTGCACGTGTGGTTGCCGGACGCGATGGAGGGCCCGACTCCGGTCTCGGCGCTCATCCACGCTGCTACGATGGTCGCCGCCGGTATCTACCTGCTCTGCCGCATCAGCGTGATGATGACGGTCGACGCGCTCACAGTCGTCCTCGCGGTCGGCGTGACCACGGCGCTCTTCGCCGGCTTCTGTGCGGTGGCGCAAAAGGACATCAAGAAGATCCTCGCCTACTCGACCGTGTCGCAGCTCGGCTACATGGTCGCGGCCTTCGCGCTCGGGTCGAAGTACACGTTGATGGAGGGAGGCGACCTCACGCGCACGGCGATCACCGCCGGAGTGGCCGCGGCGATGTTCCACCTCACCACGCACGCCTTCTTCAAGGCGCTGCTCTTCCTCGGCGCGGGCTCGGTCATCCACGGCTGCCACCACGAGCAGAACATCTTCCGCATGGGTGGCCTCGCGAAGCGGATGCCGCTCACCTTCGCGTGCTTCACGCTGGGCTACCTCGCGCTCATCGGCACGCCCTTCTTCTCCGGCTTCTTCAGCAAGGACGCCATCTTGTTGCTGGCGTATCAGACCAGCGCGCCGGTCTTCTGGTTGCTGGCTTTCGGTGCCTTGCTCACCGCGCTCTACATGACGCGACTCTGGTTGATCGCTTTCTTCGGTCGGGCGAAGAGCGACCACGCGGCGGTGGCGCACGAGAGTCCGCTCGTTATGACGGTGCCGCTGATCGTGCTCGCGGTGCTGGCGGTCGTCGGTGGCGTCACGGCTTGGTATCCGTCGGCTGCGAGTGGCGTGCTCGAGTTCGTGCCGCACGCCGAAGGCGCGGCCCACACCATGGTGGTGAGCGTGAGCGTCGCAGTCTTCCTGCTCGGAGGCGTGAGTGCCTTCTTCTTCTACAAGCCCGGTGCGGCCGAGGATCACTTGGAGAAGAACTTCCGGCCCGTCTTCAAGTTTCTCGGAGCACGTCTGTGGTTCGACGAGATCTACGGTTTCTACGTCGCGAAGATCCAAGAGCGGTTCGCGCAACTGCTCTCGTTCCTCGAACACCTCTTCATCTCCGGCCTCTTCGTGCGGGGATCGGCGGCGGCGGCCGGCTTGATCGGCATCTTCGCCCGGGGGGCGCACAGCGGAAACATCCACTCCTACGCCTACTGGTTCTTCGCCGGCCTCGTCGCGCTCTGGCTGATGGCTTTCGGCTTCTGA
- a CDS encoding NADH-quinone oxidoreductase subunit M: MTFDPSLLLPAAIATPMVCALILLAGKSFWGQAVRTIARIGFFVPAAISLYLWWAYAPTVPGGYAFVTRTPMGLEGLGINLHLGLNGVSLPLFVLAGIVGLAAGLYAIQAKAERAWQYLGLLLFMQSGLMGVFASIDVFFFYLFHEFALIPTFILVGIWGGRDRQYAAMKMTIYLTLGAMLSLAGLIALYVQSDAGGFDLISLREAVAAQPLTETVQKYSFGLLLFGFGILVSLWPFHTWAPLGYGAAPSSAAMLHAGVLKKFGLYGLVQIALPMLPTGSATWAPTLAWLALGNVVIIGLVTISQRDVKQMIGYSSVMHMGYCFLGVATATVLGAGAAVMLMVAHGLSVALLFMLATSLHHRTRTFDMLEMGGLVKKTPVLAAFFTTAVMASIAVPGPGLANFWGEFAVFVAVWNWKSWMLFPVALGVIFSAVYGLRAIGRIFFGKPTAGFEPRLEGEMIDLTWRERVPALVLLVALVGIGLWPRSFSDGVNAALKDSIPPPPAAVQAAVADR, encoded by the coding sequence ATGACCTTCGACCCTTCGCTTCTGCTTCCCGCAGCGATCGCCACACCGATGGTGTGCGCATTGATCCTGCTCGCGGGCAAGTCCTTCTGGGGACAGGCGGTGCGCACGATCGCGCGCATCGGTTTCTTCGTGCCGGCGGCCATTTCCCTCTACCTCTGGTGGGCCTACGCGCCCACCGTGCCGGGCGGATACGCATTCGTCACGCGGACGCCGATGGGACTGGAGGGACTCGGGATCAATCTCCACCTCGGGCTCAACGGCGTCTCGCTTCCGCTGTTCGTCCTCGCGGGAATCGTCGGGCTCGCGGCCGGGCTCTACGCCATCCAAGCGAAGGCCGAGCGCGCGTGGCAGTACCTGGGGCTGTTGCTCTTCATGCAATCGGGCCTGATGGGCGTGTTCGCTTCGATCGACGTCTTCTTCTTCTATCTCTTCCACGAGTTCGCGCTCATCCCGACCTTCATCCTCGTCGGCATCTGGGGTGGTCGGGATCGCCAGTACGCGGCCATGAAGATGACGATCTACCTCACGCTGGGAGCGATGCTCTCGTTGGCGGGGTTGATCGCGCTCTACGTGCAGAGCGACGCGGGCGGCTTCGACCTGATCTCGCTGCGCGAGGCGGTCGCCGCACAGCCGCTCACGGAGACGGTGCAGAAATACTCGTTCGGCCTGCTTTTGTTCGGCTTCGGCATTCTCGTCTCGCTCTGGCCGTTCCACACGTGGGCGCCGCTCGGGTATGGTGCCGCGCCGTCTTCGGCGGCGATGTTGCACGCGGGCGTGCTGAAGAAGTTCGGCCTCTACGGCTTGGTGCAGATCGCTCTTCCGATGCTGCCGACCGGTTCCGCGACGTGGGCACCGACGCTCGCATGGCTCGCGCTGGGCAACGTCGTGATCATCGGCCTCGTGACGATCTCGCAGCGCGACGTGAAGCAGATGATCGGCTACAGCTCGGTCATGCACATGGGCTACTGCTTCCTCGGCGTCGCGACCGCGACCGTGTTGGGAGCCGGCGCGGCCGTGATGTTGATGGTGGCGCACGGACTCTCCGTCGCGCTGCTCTTCATGCTCGCGACGAGCCTACACCACCGCACGCGCACGTTCGACATGCTGGAGATGGGTGGGCTGGTGAAGAAGACGCCGGTTTTGGCTGCGTTCTTCACGACTGCCGTGATGGCGAGCATCGCGGTGCCGGGGCCGGGTCTCGCGAATTTCTGGGGCGAGTTCGCGGTCTTCGTCGCAGTCTGGAATTGGAAGTCGTGGATGCTCTTCCCCGTCGCGCTCGGCGTGATCTTTTCCGCGGTCTACGGTCTGCGTGCAATCGGTCGGATCTTTTTCGGTAAACCGACTGCCGGCTTCGAGCCGCGCTTGGAGGGCGAGATGATCGACCTCACATGGCGGGAGCGGGTCCCGGCACTCGTGCTGCTCGTGGCGCTCGTCGGCATCGGGTTGTGGCCCCGTTCTTTTTCCGACGGGGTGAACGCCGCTTTGAAGGATTCCATCCCACCGCCGCCCGCAGCGGTCCAAGCCGCCGTCGCTGATCGCTGA
- a CDS encoding NADH-quinone oxidoreductase subunit N → MPSVDLSVLKEAAAANTWASIYPELSLGLLALALLVLEIMLPRARHGLIPRIAFVGQLAILGWVASKGLGLAQPTTVTFGGLLMHSGAGQAFRIFFLATGALVTWLGMISLERQKLPRVEFFHIVLVVTGAMMLLVQSNNFVMLFVALETVTVGFYVLVSYFKSSTSLEAGLKYLVLGALSSAMLTFGIVLLYGVAGNPALPGSTANALDFVQLRLFLEANPDNILAIVGVLLVLCGVAFKVGAFPFQIWIPDVYQGAPTPVTAFLAVGSKAAGVGVLLKLVTLVFVPLSDLLVPILSAVAAATILFGNFAALTQRNTKRLLGLSGVSHAGYLMLGVIAALTVNWAVGAILFYLFAYMIASIAVFGVLAHLSDTDDVGLETDDFVDLGKKHPLLGFVLAAGIGSLAGIPPLAGFIGKALIFVAIFKAGFYGLLAVAIVGVVLSIYYYFGWMKLALFEFTRVVPPDVTTKELEVRPVPAGSRFVLGALALAALVLGLFQGPLSGWMSFN, encoded by the coding sequence ATGCCTTCCGTCGATCTCTCCGTTCTCAAGGAAGCCGCCGCGGCCAACACGTGGGCCTCGATCTATCCCGAGCTCTCGCTCGGCCTTCTCGCGCTCGCGTTGCTCGTTTTGGAAATCATGCTGCCGCGGGCGCGCCACGGCTTGATCCCGCGCATCGCCTTCGTCGGTCAACTCGCGATCTTGGGTTGGGTGGCTTCGAAGGGGCTGGGGCTCGCGCAACCGACTACGGTTACCTTCGGCGGACTGCTGATGCATTCGGGTGCGGGGCAGGCGTTCCGTATTTTCTTTTTGGCTACGGGTGCGCTCGTCACGTGGTTGGGCATGATCAGTCTCGAGCGCCAGAAGCTGCCGCGGGTGGAGTTCTTCCACATCGTGCTGGTCGTGACGGGGGCGATGATGCTGCTGGTTCAGAGCAACAACTTCGTGATGCTCTTCGTCGCGTTGGAGACCGTGACGGTCGGCTTCTACGTGCTCGTGAGCTATTTCAAGTCGTCGACCTCGCTCGAGGCGGGACTGAAGTACCTCGTGCTCGGAGCGCTCAGTTCCGCCATGCTGACTTTCGGCATCGTGCTCCTTTACGGCGTGGCGGGAAATCCGGCACTTCCGGGCTCCACGGCCAACGCGCTGGATTTCGTGCAGCTCCGCCTGTTCCTCGAGGCGAATCCCGACAACATCCTCGCGATCGTCGGCGTGTTGCTCGTGCTGTGCGGTGTCGCGTTCAAGGTCGGTGCGTTTCCATTTCAGATTTGGATACCCGACGTGTATCAGGGTGCGCCGACACCGGTGACTGCGTTTCTCGCGGTGGGGTCGAAGGCGGCGGGCGTGGGTGTGCTCCTGAAACTCGTCACGCTCGTCTTCGTGCCGTTGAGCGACCTGCTCGTTCCGATCCTTTCGGCCGTCGCCGCCGCGACGATCCTCTTCGGCAACTTCGCGGCGCTGACGCAGCGCAACACGAAAAGGCTGCTCGGACTTTCGGGTGTGTCTCACGCCGGTTATCTGATGCTCGGCGTGATCGCCGCGCTGACGGTGAACTGGGCGGTCGGGGCGATCCTGTTCTACCTCTTCGCCTACATGATCGCTTCGATCGCGGTCTTCGGTGTGCTCGCGCATCTGAGCGATACCGACGACGTAGGCTTGGAGACGGACGACTTCGTCGATCTCGGCAAGAAACACCCGCTGCTCGGCTTCGTTCTGGCGGCCGGGATCGGGTCGCTCGCAGGCATTCCGCCGCTGGCCGGCTTCATCGGCAAGGCGCTGATCTTCGTCGCGATCTTCAAGGCGGGTTTCTACGGTCTACTCGCGGTCGCCATCGTCGGCGTCGTGCTGTCGATCTACTACTACTTCGGCTGGATGAAGCTCGCGCTCTTCGAGTTCACCCGCGTCGTGCCGCCGGACGTGACGACAAAAGAGCTGGAAGTGCGACCAGTGCCGGCGGGCAGTCGCTTCGTGCTCGGAGCACTCGCCCTCGCGGCGCTCGTGCTCGGTCTCTTCCAAGGACCTCTCTCCGGCTGGATGTCGTTCAACTGA